One part of the Prunus persica cultivar Lovell chromosome G5, Prunus_persica_NCBIv2, whole genome shotgun sequence genome encodes these proteins:
- the LOC18775702 gene encoding protein LURP-one-related 4, with protein sequence MAKVCPQASQVLSIPPYMSGSSKRETYTIWMKSLVCHTNGCTIYNSKGDVVYRVDNYDKKCSNEVHLMDLQGKVLYTIRKKKLQAFERWDGYRLSAPSKVEKEKPWFQVTRYSRMFMGSIACQITVDCDKYWIVRLAGKSTVRFRIVDVNGDIVAEAKQKVSSSGVVLGSDVLTLEVVPHMEHALIMAIIAVYGLLCRKM encoded by the exons ATGGCTAAGGTGTGTCCTCAAGCTTCCCAAGTTCTCTCTATCCCTCCCTACATGAGTGGCTcttcaaagagagaaacataTACCATTTGGATGAAATCACTTGTGTGCCATACCAATGGTTGCACGATCTATAATTCCAAGGGTGACGTCGTTTATCGAGTGGACAACTACGACAAAAAGTGTAGCAACGAAGTTCATCTCATGGATCTCCAAGGCAAAGTTCTTTATACCATACGTAAAAAG aaGTTACAAGCTTTTGAACGATGGGATGGCTATAGATTGAGCGCCCCTTCTAAAGTGGAGAAGGAGAAGCCTTGGTTTCAAGTGACAAGATATAGTAGAATGTTTATGGGAAGCATAGCTTGTCAAATTACAGTAGATTGTGACAAGTACTGGATAGTGAGATTGGCCGGCAAGAGTACTGTAAGATTTAGAATTGTTGACGTTAATGGAGATATTGTTGCAGAG GCAAAGCAGAAGGTATCATCTTCTGGGGTAGTTCTGGGGAGTGATGTATTAACTCTGGAGGTGGTGCCTCATATGGAGCATGCCCTTATAATGGCTATTATAGCTGTGTATGGATTGCTTTGTCGCAAAATGTAA